A genomic stretch from Nitrobacter winogradskyi Nb-255 includes:
- a CDS encoding SDR family oxidoreductase → MTPERTLRELMALDGRVALVTGGAGHIGRSISGALAELGARVAVVDLSSGAAGVVAADLKERWSVAAAGFECDLEDGAAVGDLPRRVHEALGRIDIIVNCAAFVGTSGLDGWAVGFEQQSAATWRRALEVNLTAPFILIQAAADDLRASGRGSVINVSSIYGLVGPDWRLYDDTTLGNPAAYAASKGGLVQLTRWLATTLAPDIRVNAIAPGGVFRSTPEPFLSRYVARTPLGRMAREEDLKGAVAYLASDLSAYVTGQCLAVDGGWTAW, encoded by the coding sequence ATGACGCCAGAACGAACTCTTCGGGAACTGATGGCGCTCGATGGGCGGGTGGCCCTGGTGACCGGCGGTGCGGGTCACATCGGCCGATCGATATCCGGCGCCCTGGCCGAGCTTGGCGCTCGCGTGGCGGTCGTGGATCTTTCATCCGGGGCGGCGGGGGTGGTGGCCGCCGATCTGAAGGAACGCTGGTCCGTTGCTGCTGCGGGGTTTGAGTGTGACCTTGAAGACGGCGCGGCCGTAGGCGATCTGCCGAGACGAGTTCACGAAGCGCTGGGACGCATTGATATCATCGTCAATTGCGCCGCCTTTGTTGGCACAAGCGGCCTCGATGGGTGGGCCGTGGGATTCGAGCAACAGTCCGCTGCGACCTGGCGGCGTGCTCTGGAAGTCAATCTCACCGCGCCCTTTATCCTCATTCAGGCCGCGGCCGACGACCTCCGGGCGTCCGGGCGGGGAAGCGTGATAAACGTTTCATCGATCTACGGCCTGGTGGGTCCCGATTGGCGTCTCTATGATGATACCACTCTGGGTAATCCGGCCGCCTATGCCGCAAGCAAGGGCGGTCTTGTTCAGTTGACGCGGTGGCTGGCGACCACACTCGCGCCGGATATACGTGTGAATGCAATTGCGCCGGGTGGGGTTTTTCGTAGCACACCGGAGCCATTCCTCTCGCGCTATGTGGCGCGTACGCCCCTCGGTCGCATGGCGCGGGAAGAGGACCTCAAGGGAGCGGTCGCATATCTGGCAAGCGATCTTTCCGCATACGTGACAGGACAATGCCTGGCCGTCGACGGCGGATGGACGGCGTGGTAA
- a CDS encoding nucleotidyltransferase family protein, translating into MSALFVVTEEIPLLEALRRIDEGNLQLAVVERDGKIVGTVTDGDVRRALLNGVGLDTPVNEVMNRNPVVAPAGISNAAALTLMRRRSIHQLPIVDDHGKVIEIKLIDDLAAASQADHWVVLMAGGLGSRLRPLTDDLPKPLIKVGNKPILETVLNGFIKSGFGKFFISVNYKAEMIREYFGDGSAWGVEIDYLVESDRLGTAGALSLIPERPTRPFFVMNGDLLTTVNFEQMLKYHLEHQAFTTICVREHAITVPFGVVDFEDHRILGIREKPTQKFFVNAGVYLLDPEVLDYIGATEAVDMPTLIERTIERGKRSVAFPLREYWIDVGRLDDLQKASDEFQRIFG; encoded by the coding sequence ATGAGCGCCTTGTTTGTTGTTACCGAGGAGATACCGCTGCTCGAGGCGCTTCGTCGCATCGATGAGGGCAATCTCCAACTGGCGGTGGTTGAGCGTGACGGAAAGATCGTCGGCACGGTGACCGACGGCGATGTTCGCCGCGCGCTGCTGAACGGTGTCGGTCTCGATACGCCCGTGAACGAGGTCATGAATCGTAACCCCGTCGTGGCTCCGGCGGGAATTTCGAACGCCGCCGCGCTTACGCTCATGCGACGACGCTCGATCCACCAGCTTCCCATCGTGGATGATCATGGCAAAGTCATAGAGATCAAGCTGATCGATGATCTCGCGGCCGCGTCGCAGGCGGATCACTGGGTTGTCCTGATGGCTGGCGGCCTCGGCTCCAGGCTGAGACCGCTGACCGACGACCTGCCCAAGCCATTGATAAAGGTCGGTAACAAGCCGATCCTGGAAACCGTCTTGAACGGCTTCATCAAATCCGGGTTCGGAAAGTTCTTTATTTCCGTCAACTACAAGGCCGAGATGATCCGGGAGTATTTCGGCGATGGCTCAGCGTGGGGCGTCGAGATCGACTATCTCGTCGAGAGCGATCGTCTCGGCACCGCGGGTGCGCTGTCGTTAATTCCTGAGCGGCCGACCCGGCCGTTCTTCGTCATGAACGGCGATCTGCTGACGACGGTGAATTTCGAGCAGATGCTGAAATATCACCTTGAGCATCAGGCCTTCACGACAATCTGTGTGCGGGAGCATGCGATCACCGTGCCGTTCGGCGTCGTCGATTTCGAAGATCACCGGATTCTCGGCATTCGGGAGAAGCCGACGCAGAAGTTCTTCGTCAACGCCGGCGTGTATCTTCTCGACCCCGAGGTGCTCGATTATATCGGAGCCACCGAAGCAGTCGATATGCCGACCCTGATCGAACGCACGATCGAGCGCGGCAAGCGATCCGTCGCTTTTCCGCTGCGGGAATACTGGATCGACGTCGGACGTCTCGATGATCTGCAGAAAGCGTCCGATGAGTTCCAGAGGATTTTCGGATGA
- a CDS encoding acetyltransferase, with protein MTLVVLCAGGHASVVIEALLSTGTRPDFATDQNPSLVGKLIQGIPIKGPDAAVLEMPVETTELVNAMGNRATRSDSGLSRRRDLFCRFDKLGFRFPVIAHRSAIVASTVQPGDGCQVMAGAVIQPRAQIGRNVLINTRAVVEHDCHVGDHSHIAPGAVLCGGVLVGESVHVGAGAIVLGGVRLGAGSVVAAGATVTRDIEGGCFSGRQDGTV; from the coding sequence ATGACGCTTGTCGTTCTTTGCGCGGGAGGTCATGCCAGCGTTGTCATCGAGGCCTTGCTCAGCACAGGAACCCGACCTGACTTTGCGACGGATCAAAATCCTTCGCTCGTTGGGAAACTGATTCAGGGCATCCCGATCAAGGGTCCGGATGCGGCAGTCCTGGAAATGCCGGTCGAAACCACCGAACTCGTCAACGCCATGGGTAATCGCGCCACGCGATCAGACTCTGGATTGTCGCGTCGACGCGATCTGTTTTGTCGATTCGACAAGCTGGGTTTCAGGTTTCCTGTCATCGCCCATCGCTCCGCCATTGTGGCGTCGACCGTTCAGCCTGGAGATGGTTGCCAGGTTATGGCGGGCGCCGTTATTCAGCCGCGCGCGCAAATTGGCCGAAATGTGCTTATAAACACCCGCGCGGTCGTGGAGCATGATTGTCATGTGGGCGATCATTCCCATATCGCGCCCGGTGCGGTGTTGTGCGGCGGTGTTTTGGTCGGAGAGAGCGTGCACGTCGGCGCGGGTGCGATTGTGCTCGGTGGCGTGCGGCTTGGGGCGGGCTCCGTTGTCGCCGCGGGGGCGACGGTGACCAGGGATATTGAAGGCGGCTGCTTCAGCGGCCGCCAAGACGGGACAGTATGA
- the neuB gene encoding N-acetylneuraminate synthase translates to MLQRARIIAEAGVNHNGDLARALALVDTAARAGADIIKFQSFRADKLATPAAAKASYQQATTGGGQSQLEMLRSLELSESEEREIAAACAAANIGYLSTPFDADSATHLVRHVGVSAFKVGSGDLTNAPLLLHLARFRLPVILSTGMGTLAEIEQALGVIAFGYFREEAAPSTSRAFSEVLLERRAWSMLREKVTLLHCTTEYPAAAHSINLRAMASLREAFGLEVGFSDHSVGIHLAVAAVALGATVIEKHFTLDRNLPGPDHRASLEPDELTAMIAAIRDVESAMGDGRKIPAPEELANRSVARRSLVVTRRVCRGERFSADNLGVKRPGNGVSPMEFWTYLDQVAPRDYEVDEAIEP, encoded by the coding sequence ATGCTGCAGCGTGCCCGTATCATCGCGGAGGCGGGGGTCAACCATAATGGCGATCTTGCCCGGGCGCTGGCGCTGGTGGATACCGCCGCGCGCGCGGGCGCGGACATCATCAAATTCCAGTCGTTCCGGGCCGACAAGCTGGCGACTCCGGCCGCCGCCAAGGCCAGCTACCAGCAGGCGACGACCGGCGGCGGTCAATCCCAGTTGGAGATGCTGCGCTCGCTCGAGTTAAGCGAGAGCGAAGAGCGCGAGATTGCCGCGGCCTGCGCGGCGGCAAACATCGGCTATCTGTCGACGCCATTCGATGCCGACAGCGCCACCCATCTTGTCAGGCATGTCGGCGTCTCCGCATTCAAGGTCGGTTCGGGAGATCTGACCAATGCGCCCTTGCTGCTTCACCTGGCGCGCTTCCGTTTGCCCGTCATCCTCTCCACCGGCATGGGAACGCTGGCGGAGATTGAACAGGCGCTGGGAGTTATCGCGTTCGGGTACTTCCGGGAAGAGGCCGCGCCGTCCACGTCACGCGCTTTTTCCGAGGTGCTTTTGGAGCGCCGCGCCTGGTCGATGCTGCGGGAAAAGGTAACCTTGCTGCATTGTACAACGGAATACCCGGCAGCCGCACATTCGATCAATTTGCGCGCGATGGCCTCATTGCGCGAGGCGTTCGGTCTGGAGGTCGGCTTTTCCGATCACAGCGTGGGCATTCATCTAGCGGTTGCCGCGGTCGCACTGGGCGCGACCGTCATTGAGAAGCACTTCACGCTCGACCGGAATCTGCCGGGCCCGGATCATCGCGCGTCGCTCGAGCCCGATGAACTGACGGCCATGATCGCCGCCATACGGGACGTCGAGAGTGCGATGGGCGACGGGCGGAAGATTCCCGCTCCGGAAGAACTGGCCAATCGTTCCGTGGCGCGCAGGAGTCTGGTTGTCACGCGGCGCGTGTGCCGGGGTGAGAGATTTTCGGCAGACAACCTCGGGGTCAAACGTCCGGGCAATGGCGTCTCCCCAATGGAATTCTGGACCTATCTCGATCAGGTTGCCCCTCGCGACTATGAGGTCGACGAGGCGATCGAGCCATGA
- a CDS encoding acylneuraminate cytidylyltransferase family protein: MPDSADILFLIVGRGGSKGLPGKNLKQIGNLSLVGYRARSALKSRYCSRLIVSSDSPDIQAEAKRHGAEVLFSRPAELASDTASSADVVLHAMDWIEKHEGRRYGAVMLLEPSSPFARPEHYDQAVELYRARQAELVVGMRETEVSSVFVGQIGSDGSIAPIVDKMLSLSHLRRQDQPPEVTMNGALYLIDWNAMRKHRKIYANPSSSYGILMDRFHSIEIETMADLAYASYVIDHGMLDASPWQSTSP; this comes from the coding sequence ATGCCGGATTCGGCAGACATCCTGTTTTTGATCGTTGGCCGCGGTGGTTCAAAGGGTTTGCCCGGGAAAAACCTGAAGCAAATAGGCAATCTCAGCCTGGTCGGCTACCGGGCGAGATCGGCCTTGAAATCCCGATATTGCTCGCGGCTCATCGTATCGAGTGACAGCCCGGACATTCAGGCCGAGGCAAAGCGGCACGGCGCCGAGGTTCTGTTTTCGCGACCCGCCGAACTGGCATCCGACACCGCGTCTTCAGCCGACGTTGTGCTGCACGCGATGGACTGGATCGAGAAGCACGAGGGTCGGCGGTACGGCGCGGTGATGCTTCTGGAGCCGTCATCGCCGTTCGCGCGTCCCGAACATTATGACCAGGCTGTCGAACTCTACAGGGCGCGCCAGGCCGAGCTCGTCGTCGGCATGCGTGAAACCGAGGTCTCGTCGGTTTTCGTGGGGCAGATTGGCAGCGACGGCTCCATCGCGCCGATCGTGGACAAAATGTTGTCCCTGTCTCACCTGCGGCGGCAGGATCAGCCGCCGGAAGTGACAATGAACGGCGCGCTCTATTTGATCGACTGGAATGCGATGCGAAAGCATCGGAAAATATACGCGAACCCGTCCAGCAGCTATGGCATCCTGATGGACCGTTTCCATTCGATCGAAATCGAAACCATGGCGGACCTAGCCTACGCCTCCTATGTCATCGACCACGGCATGCTTGATGCGTCGCCATGGCAGTCAACGTCACCATGA